A window from Herbaspirillum sp. meg3 encodes these proteins:
- a CDS encoding ABC transporter permease, which translates to MSPLLKRILLVIPTLLLVSMVIFSLLAILPGDPVTAILGQEATPEAALALRAQLGLDDPLYMQYGRWLGGVLHGDLGRSFIDRTPVIDVLMQRLPVTIELALGSFAVGILIAVPAGIMAAVRPRGIANYFSTLVALFGMSVPHFWLGMMFIILFAVKLGWLPASGYVPFTEDWRGNLAAMCMPVLATGLRESAILMRMVRSSLLEVLNEDYIRTAFSKGLRDWQVVIGHALRNALIPVVTASGLMVSGLLGGLVITESIFGIPGMGKMIVDAIFQRDYVMVQGGVLAAALMVVIVNLVVDVLYSIIDPRIAK; encoded by the coding sequence ATGTCCCCATTACTTAAACGCATCCTGCTGGTCATCCCCACCCTGCTGCTGGTCAGCATGGTGATCTTTTCCCTGCTGGCGATCCTGCCGGGCGATCCGGTGACCGCCATTCTCGGCCAGGAAGCCACGCCCGAAGCCGCGCTGGCATTGCGCGCGCAACTCGGTCTCGACGATCCGCTATACATGCAATACGGGCGCTGGCTCGGCGGCGTGCTGCATGGCGATCTGGGCCGCTCTTTCATCGACCGCACGCCGGTCATCGACGTGCTGATGCAACGCCTGCCGGTGACGATTGAACTGGCGCTCGGCAGTTTTGCCGTCGGCATTCTGATTGCGGTGCCGGCCGGCATCATGGCGGCAGTGCGTCCGCGCGGCATCGCCAATTATTTCAGCACGCTGGTGGCGCTGTTTGGTATGTCGGTGCCGCACTTCTGGCTGGGCATGATGTTCATCATCCTGTTCGCGGTCAAACTCGGCTGGCTGCCGGCCTCGGGCTATGTGCCGTTCACGGAAGACTGGCGCGGCAATCTGGCGGCGATGTGCATGCCGGTGCTGGCGACCGGCTTGCGCGAATCGGCGATCCTGATGCGCATGGTGCGCAGCAGCCTGCTCGAAGTACTCAATGAAGATTACATCCGCACCGCCTTCTCCAAAGGCCTCAGGGATTGGCAAGTCGTGATCGGCCACGCGTTGCGCAATGCGTTGATTCCAGTGGTGACGGCCAGCGGCCTGATGGTGTCGGGTCTGCTCGGGGGACTGGTGATTACCGAGAGCATTTTCGGTATTCCCGGCATGGGCAAGATGATCGTTGATGCCATCTTCCAGCGCGACTACGTCATGGTGCAGGGGGGTGTGCTGGCGGCGGCACTGATGGTGGTGATCGTCAATCTGGTGGTGGATGTGCTGTACAGCATCATCGATCCGCGCATCGCGAAATGA
- a CDS encoding GntR family transcriptional regulator, with protein MHASPDPSLTQSDSVAEEPVKASLPEYVYARLREDIFEMRLLPGDQVTETEVAAYFKVSRTPVREALQRLQSDGLMQGYVRGGWEVVPMDFKRFADLYELRQLIEVHAVTRLCASPEAGKRSIDMAQINALKADWCVPPEQRLTDGRAVAALDECFHQTLVRATGNQEMASAFDRLTDRIRIVRRLDFVYGDCVGSTYEEHAAILAQIDARAGDEAVRLITDHIAGSHAEVNQITLHRLHSARASAATERLPYVTVRVMRSF; from the coding sequence ATGCATGCCTCACCCGATCCGTCACTGACGCAGTCCGACAGCGTCGCCGAAGAGCCGGTCAAGGCCTCTTTGCCGGAGTATGTCTACGCGCGTTTGCGTGAAGACATTTTTGAAATGCGTCTCCTGCCCGGCGACCAGGTGACCGAGACCGAAGTCGCGGCTTACTTCAAGGTCTCGCGCACACCGGTGCGCGAGGCTTTGCAACGCTTGCAAAGCGACGGCCTGATGCAGGGATATGTGCGCGGCGGCTGGGAAGTCGTGCCGATGGATTTCAAACGCTTCGCCGACTTGTATGAGTTGCGCCAGCTGATCGAAGTGCATGCCGTCACACGACTGTGCGCGTCGCCGGAAGCGGGAAAACGCAGCATCGACATGGCGCAGATCAACGCGCTGAAAGCGGACTGGTGCGTACCGCCGGAACAACGCCTGACCGACGGCCGCGCGGTTGCCGCACTGGACGAATGCTTCCATCAGACGCTGGTGCGCGCCACCGGCAATCAGGAAATGGCCAGCGCCTTCGACCGTCTCACCGATCGCATCCGCATCGTGCGGCGGCTCGACTTTGTATACGGCGATTGCGTGGGATCGACCTACGAGGAACATGCTGCTATCCTTGCGCAAATCGACGCCCGCGCCGGAGATGAAGCTGTCAGACTCATAACCGACCACATCGCCGGCAGCCACGCGGAAGTCAATCAGATCACCTTGCATCGCCTGCACAGCGCGCGCGCCTCCGCCGCCACTGAGCGCCTGCCTTACGTCACTGTGAGAGTCATGCGCTCATTCTGA
- a CDS encoding ABC transporter substrate-binding protein, which produces MTQSFLPLQRLFKQLVAAGVLTATSYAAVAATINISLDDDPGKLDPTQSSMIAERMVYQSIFDKLVDLDENGKIVPMLAQRWTISDDQKTYTLYLQKGVKFQDGTPFNAKAVEFNLLRGQEKSSLRRNELKYIKQITVVDDSTVKLELTTPFAPFMSILTDRAGMMSSPDAVKKFGDDYVNNPVGTGPFIYKGRLKGATITLEKNPHYWQAGLPKADGVTYKIMSDVNVAFNNLRSGQVDITNRFPYKEITNIEAGAKYAVINKPSLGFRGFYLNTSKPPFDKKEVREAVDILIDRNAIAKVVYNGAVAASHSPFSKAQFAHGDADTPPKVDVARAKALLKAAGKEAGFSFKLTLPTTPYESQVGQMIQGMLRPAGITVTLEKAELATQIESGKAGTYEGLFVGWSGRPDPDQNVYDFVVTNGSLNYSKYGTKEVDDLLQQARLEGNEAKRKAVYDQAMQILVKDVPYIYLNHDNVLFGISKAVKGFRYVPDGVIRTATLAK; this is translated from the coding sequence ATGACCCAGTCTTTTCTCCCGCTTCAACGTCTTTTCAAGCAACTGGTTGCGGCCGGTGTGCTGACTGCAACTTCCTATGCTGCCGTCGCTGCCACCATCAACATCTCGCTCGATGACGACCCGGGCAAGCTTGATCCGACGCAATCGTCGATGATTGCCGAGCGCATGGTGTATCAAAGCATTTTCGACAAGCTGGTCGATCTGGATGAAAACGGCAAGATCGTGCCGATGCTGGCGCAGCGCTGGACGATTTCCGACGACCAGAAGACTTACACGCTGTATCTGCAAAAAGGCGTGAAATTCCAGGACGGCACGCCGTTTAATGCCAAGGCGGTGGAATTCAACCTGCTGCGTGGCCAGGAGAAAAGCTCTCTGCGTCGTAACGAGCTCAAATACATCAAGCAGATCACCGTGGTTGATGACTCCACCGTCAAGCTGGAACTGACGACACCGTTCGCGCCGTTCATGTCCATCCTGACGGATCGCGCCGGCATGATGTCTTCGCCGGACGCAGTGAAGAAATTCGGCGACGACTACGTCAACAATCCGGTCGGCACCGGCCCCTTCATCTATAAGGGCCGACTCAAAGGCGCCACCATCACGCTGGAAAAGAACCCGCACTACTGGCAAGCCGGTCTGCCCAAAGCCGACGGCGTGACTTACAAGATCATGAGCGACGTCAATGTCGCCTTCAACAATCTGCGCAGCGGCCAGGTCGATATCACCAACCGTTTTCCGTACAAGGAAATCACCAACATCGAAGCCGGCGCCAAGTACGCCGTTATCAACAAGCCTTCGCTGGGTTTCCGCGGCTTTTATCTGAATACGTCCAAGCCGCCGTTCGACAAGAAGGAAGTGCGTGAGGCCGTCGATATCCTGATCGACCGCAACGCTATTGCCAAGGTTGTCTACAACGGCGCCGTCGCCGCCAGCCATTCGCCGTTCAGCAAGGCGCAGTTTGCGCACGGCGATGCCGACACACCGCCGAAGGTCGATGTTGCACGCGCCAAGGCCTTGCTCAAGGCCGCTGGCAAAGAAGCTGGTTTCAGCTTCAAGCTGACGCTGCCGACCACGCCGTACGAGTCGCAAGTCGGTCAGATGATTCAGGGCATGCTGCGTCCAGCGGGCATCACCGTCACGCTGGAAAAAGCCGAGCTGGCGACCCAGATCGAGTCGGGCAAAGCCGGCACTTATGAAGGCTTGTTCGTCGGCTGGAGCGGTCGTCCCGATCCGGATCAGAACGTCTACGACTTCGTCGTCACCAACGGTTCGCTGAACTACTCCAAGTATGGCACCAAGGAAGTCGACGACTTGCTGCAGCAGGCCCGCCTGGAAGGCAATGAGGCCAAGCGCAAGGCAGTCTATGATCAGGCAATGCAGATTCTGGTGAAGGATGTGCCCTACATCTATCTGAACCACGACAACGTGCTGTTCGGCATCTCCAAGGCGGTCAAGGGTTTCCGGTATGTGCCGGATGGCGTGATCCGCACGGCGACGCTGGCGAAGTAA
- a CDS encoding GNAT family N-acetyltransferase — translation MNAPKAGSNRTSTPAHSGFSVRMLEAEDIAALTPVLREHVRDLHSGQVVESEVNAIRSYMQGAADEFGRTRRYLVACNAEGTAIGCMALAVPEERMAQHFAGITAAPGAASVELLNAFVATAYLRGQGIGRMLLEAICRAGAADGARTLLINSGPRYRRSWAFYDRVCDSSHGFIDDYYGEGRHAKTWRKDLSVTA, via the coding sequence ATGAACGCCCCGAAAGCCGGCAGCAACAGAACCAGCACACCTGCACATTCCGGATTTTCGGTGCGCATGCTGGAAGCTGAAGACATCGCCGCACTGACGCCGGTCTTGCGTGAACATGTGCGCGACCTGCACAGCGGCCAGGTGGTGGAAAGCGAAGTCAACGCCATCCGGAGCTACATGCAAGGCGCGGCAGATGAGTTTGGACGCACGCGGCGCTATCTGGTGGCATGCAATGCGGAAGGAACAGCGATCGGCTGCATGGCCCTGGCTGTGCCGGAGGAACGCATGGCGCAGCATTTCGCCGGGATAACCGCAGCGCCGGGCGCGGCCTCTGTGGAATTGCTCAACGCCTTCGTCGCCACGGCCTACCTGCGAGGCCAAGGTATCGGTCGCATGTTGCTGGAAGCGATCTGCCGCGCGGGCGCAGCAGATGGCGCTCGCACTCTGCTGATCAACAGCGGCCCGCGCTACCGCCGCAGCTGGGCGTTTTATGACCGTGTGTGCGACAGCAGCCATGGTTTTATTGATGACTATTACGGAGAGGGGCGGCATGCGAAGACGTGGAGAAAGGATTTGAGCGTCACCGCTTAG
- a CDS encoding gamma-glutamyltransferase family protein: MSTFNANHYPYASRRSAVFANRGMVATSQPLAAQAGLQVLQAGGNAIDAAIAAAAALTVVEPTANGIGGDAFALIWHKGQLHGLNASGPAPMAMSLDKLTAAGHKEVPKYGALPVTVPGTPSAWVTMAERFGRMPLSRSMAGAISLAQDGFPISPVVAFAWQQAYKTFTREFKEEHFKSWFDTFGARDATGSLGRAPQAGEIWRSQGHATTLQSIADDNARSFYQGALAEKTAAFIRAAGGYMDVADLANYRPQWVDPISSNYRGYDVWEIPPNGHGLVALLALNMLKGFDFSERDTLQTYHRQIEAIKLAYADGLAHIADIDHMRVSVKDLLSDAYADERRKLIGTHATLPVAGDPPRGGTVYLCTADNEGNMVSFIQSNYMGFGSGLVVPGTGISLHNRGNNFTLDAAHPNCLAPGKRPYHTIIPGFLTKDNQAIGPFGVMGGFMQPQGHVQMVMNTVDFGLNPQASLDAPRWEWESGNKVSIEHTTAEHLFRGLGPAGLGHQVSWSGNQLGFGRGQIIWRDANGVLCGGTEPRTDGCVAAW; the protein is encoded by the coding sequence ATGTCAACCTTCAACGCCAACCACTATCCCTACGCTTCGCGCCGCAGCGCGGTCTTTGCCAATCGCGGCATGGTCGCGACCTCGCAGCCGCTGGCTGCACAAGCTGGTCTGCAAGTGCTCCAAGCGGGCGGCAACGCCATCGATGCGGCCATCGCCGCCGCTGCCGCATTGACCGTGGTGGAGCCAACTGCCAACGGTATCGGCGGCGACGCGTTCGCGCTGATCTGGCACAAGGGACAACTGCATGGATTGAACGCCAGCGGCCCGGCGCCGATGGCGATGTCGCTCGATAAACTGACCGCCGCCGGTCACAAGGAAGTGCCGAAGTACGGTGCCCTGCCCGTCACCGTGCCCGGCACGCCGTCGGCCTGGGTCACCATGGCTGAACGTTTTGGCCGCATGCCTCTGTCGCGTTCGATGGCCGGTGCCATCAGCCTGGCGCAGGACGGCTTCCCGATTTCTCCGGTGGTGGCGTTTGCATGGCAACAGGCCTACAAGACCTTCACACGCGAGTTCAAGGAAGAGCATTTCAAATCGTGGTTCGATACCTTTGGCGCACGGGATGCAACTGGTAGCCTTGGCCGCGCACCGCAGGCCGGTGAAATCTGGCGTTCGCAAGGTCATGCCACCACGCTGCAATCGATTGCCGACGACAACGCACGCAGCTTCTATCAGGGCGCGCTGGCCGAGAAAACCGCAGCCTTCATTCGTGCCGCGGGCGGCTACATGGACGTGGCGGATCTGGCCAACTATCGTCCGCAATGGGTCGATCCGATCTCATCCAATTATCGCGGTTACGACGTCTGGGAAATTCCACCAAATGGCCATGGTCTGGTGGCCTTGCTGGCGCTGAACATGTTGAAGGGATTCGACTTCAGCGAACGCGACACCTTGCAAACCTATCACCGCCAGATCGAAGCGATCAAGCTGGCCTATGCCGACGGTCTGGCGCATATTGCCGACATCGACCACATGCGCGTCTCGGTCAAGGACTTGCTGTCGGATGCCTATGCCGACGAGCGCCGCAAGCTGATCGGCACGCACGCCACCTTGCCGGTTGCAGGCGATCCGCCACGCGGCGGTACTGTGTATCTGTGCACGGCCGACAACGAAGGCAACATGGTGTCCTTCATTCAAAGCAACTACATGGGTTTCGGCTCTGGTCTGGTGGTGCCGGGTACCGGTATTTCGCTGCACAACCGCGGCAACAATTTCACGCTCGACGCCGCGCATCCAAATTGCCTGGCGCCGGGCAAGCGTCCGTATCACACCATCATCCCCGGCTTCCTGACCAAGGACAACCAGGCCATCGGTCCGTTCGGTGTGATGGGTGGTTTCATGCAACCACAAGGCCACGTGCAGATGGTGATGAACACGGTCGACTTCGGCCTCAATCCGCAGGCATCGCTGGACGCACCACGCTGGGAATGGGAAAGCGGCAACAAGGTCAGCATCGAACACACCACGGCAGAACATTTGTTCCGCGGCTTGGGTCCGGCCGGTCTTGGTCATCAGGTCAGCTGGTCGGGCAATCAGCTCGGTTTCGGACGCGGCCAGATCATCTGGCGCGATGCCAACGGTGTGCTATGCGGCGGTACCGAGCCGCGCACCGACGGCTGCGTCGCTGCCTGGTAG
- a CDS encoding aspartate/glutamate racemase family protein produces the protein MKVEQIQRAMSVGVIGGLGAIGSADLYAKMTKVAAKAGPLERIKVQFGQQAFDDIDMAGAENAQTNARKLYVFDMLREFEQRKSNAVLLPCFISHTFLDEVQAEISIPVIDMVAAIRRHLAQRLPKLQKIGILTSSYVRKKGLFEKYFDEDDVQLLYPAAAIQHACLMRAVYGTTGIKNGYLDGESIDLLYRACRDLLDQGAQVIVPGMTEISTVAEALSARGIPIIDTNQIYAESALSFKAEQVGRSFKIGVVGGVGPAATVDFIEKVIRNTPATRDQDHIKLVVEHNPKIPDRTENLIAEGADPTVAIYAACKRLENDNADMIAIPCNTAHAFVERIQAYLSIPIVNMLSETVNYIEKRHGDKTCIGLLATSGTIASRVYQQTLEQNSTRSNGHNKFSMIVPDADHQAIVMDVIYGAQGVKAGFVNDEVRTKLKRAIAYLVASGADVIVLGCTELPLLIAQDEKFEVGGKKVPVLDPTEILARKCVALASPIARKAA, from the coding sequence ATGAAAGTCGAACAAATCCAGCGTGCCATGTCAGTCGGCGTCATCGGCGGTCTTGGCGCCATCGGCAGCGCAGACCTCTACGCCAAAATGACCAAGGTTGCCGCCAAGGCGGGGCCATTGGAGCGCATCAAGGTTCAGTTCGGCCAGCAGGCTTTCGACGACATCGACATGGCCGGCGCTGAAAACGCCCAGACCAATGCACGCAAGCTCTACGTCTTCGACATGCTGCGCGAGTTTGAGCAGCGCAAGAGCAACGCCGTCCTGCTGCCCTGCTTCATCAGCCACACTTTCTTAGACGAGGTGCAGGCCGAGATCAGCATCCCGGTGATTGACATGGTCGCGGCCATTCGCCGTCATCTGGCGCAACGCCTGCCCAAGCTGCAAAAGATCGGTATCCTGACATCGAGCTATGTGCGCAAGAAAGGTTTGTTCGAGAAGTATTTCGATGAGGACGACGTGCAACTGCTCTACCCCGCCGCCGCCATCCAGCATGCCTGCCTGATGCGCGCGGTGTACGGCACCACCGGTATCAAGAACGGCTACCTCGACGGCGAATCGATCGACCTGCTGTATCGCGCCTGCAGGGATTTGCTCGATCAGGGCGCGCAAGTCATCGTGCCAGGCATGACCGAGATTTCGACCGTGGCCGAAGCGCTCAGCGCGCGCGGCATTCCCATCATCGACACCAACCAGATCTATGCGGAATCGGCATTGAGCTTCAAGGCCGAACAAGTCGGCCGCTCATTCAAGATCGGCGTGGTCGGCGGCGTCGGCCCGGCAGCGACGGTCGACTTCATCGAAAAGGTGATCAGGAATACCCCCGCTACGCGCGATCAGGATCACATCAAACTGGTAGTTGAACACAACCCCAAAATCCCCGACCGTACCGAGAACCTGATCGCCGAAGGCGCCGACCCCACCGTCGCCATCTATGCCGCCTGCAAGCGTCTGGAGAACGACAACGCCGACATGATCGCCATCCCTTGCAACACCGCGCATGCTTTCGTTGAACGCATCCAGGCGTACTTGTCGATTCCGATCGTCAACATGCTCAGTGAAACTGTCAACTACATCGAGAAGCGCCACGGCGACAAAACCTGCATCGGCTTGCTGGCCACGTCCGGCACCATCGCCAGCCGCGTGTATCAACAGACTCTTGAGCAGAACAGCACACGCAGCAATGGGCACAACAAATTCAGCATGATCGTCCCCGATGCCGACCATCAGGCCATTGTCATGGACGTCATCTACGGCGCGCAAGGCGTCAAGGCCGGCTTCGTCAACGACGAGGTACGGACAAAGCTCAAGCGCGCGATTGCCTATCTGGTTGCCAGCGGCGCCGACGTCATCGTGCTCGGCTGCACCGAGCTGCCGCTGCTGATCGCGCAGGACGAGAAGTTCGAAGTTGGTGGCAAGAAGGTGCCGGTACTCGATCCCACTGAAATCCTCGCCCGCAAATGCGTGGCACTCGCAAGTCCCATTGCGCGCAAGGCAGCTTGA
- a CDS encoding ABC transporter ATP-binding protein, whose product MLEVNNLKVEFVRNGKRVAPVDGVSFSVGANETVGLLGESGCGKSVTALSILRLFPLASKAQLSGAINYNDGIAANNLLEADDATLRGMRGKEIAMIFQEPMTSLNPLHRIGDQLREMLRVHSDLNRKQIDAQVIAMLQRVGLPRAEQLVNDYPHSLSGGMRQRVMIAMALLCNPGLLICDEPTTALDVTIQAQILDLMRELKREHGTAILMITHDLGVVAEMCDRVVVMYAGQVVEQSSVRELFDAPAHPYTQALMRARPALDATPGEPLEAIPGSVPLPGSVEFGCRFAARCPKAQERCVTDAPTLDKVSDGHLARCWYPN is encoded by the coding sequence ATGTTGGAAGTCAATAATCTCAAAGTTGAATTCGTCCGCAACGGCAAGCGTGTCGCGCCTGTTGACGGTGTCTCGTTTTCTGTCGGAGCCAATGAAACCGTCGGCCTGCTCGGTGAGTCCGGCTGCGGCAAGAGCGTGACCGCACTGTCGATCCTGCGGCTGTTTCCTCTGGCCAGCAAGGCGCAGCTCAGCGGCGCCATCAATTACAACGACGGCATCGCCGCCAACAATCTGCTGGAAGCCGACGACGCAACCTTGCGTGGTATGCGCGGCAAAGAGATCGCGATGATCTTCCAGGAGCCGATGACCTCGCTCAACCCCTTGCATCGCATCGGTGATCAGCTGCGCGAGATGTTGCGCGTGCATAGCGATCTCAACCGCAAACAGATCGACGCGCAAGTCATCGCCATGCTGCAACGCGTGGGTTTGCCGCGTGCTGAGCAACTGGTCAACGACTACCCGCACAGCCTGTCGGGCGGCATGCGCCAGCGTGTGATGATCGCCATGGCTTTGTTGTGCAATCCGGGCCTGCTGATTTGCGACGAGCCGACGACGGCGCTGGATGTGACGATACAGGCGCAGATTCTTGACCTCATGCGCGAGCTCAAGCGCGAGCATGGCACGGCTATTTTGATGATCACGCACGATCTCGGCGTCGTGGCGGAGATGTGCGATCGCGTGGTCGTCATGTATGCCGGTCAGGTAGTCGAACAAAGCAGCGTGCGCGAGTTGTTCGACGCGCCCGCCCATCCCTATACGCAAGCGCTGATGCGCGCCCGCCCTGCCCTCGATGCCACGCCCGGCGAGCCGTTGGAAGCGATTCCCGGCTCGGTGCCGCTGCCGGGCTCGGTGGAGTTCGGCTGCCGCTTTGCTGCACGTTGTCCGAAGGCGCAAGAGCGCTGCGTCACCGATGCGCCGACGCTCGACAAAGTGAGCGATGGCCATCTGGCGCGTTGCTGGTATCCGAATTGA
- a CDS encoding ABC transporter permease, giving the protein MDQTIAKKNGAAAVAGVAAEALPRQQRFVGLRRFAGNRLAVVGAAIILLLVLVAIFAPLLATNDPIFDQDYGNLLSGPDAMHWMGTDDLGRDIFSRMLYGARISLQAALIAVGLAFCVGVPIGIASGYFRGFWDEWVVMRVVDALQAFPSLILALALAAALGGGFYNAMVAVGIGFAPAFIRLARGQALSIRNLDYVMAARSVGAGHMRIMWRYVLPNAMAPLVIQATFAMGSAIIAEAGLSYLGLGAKPEDPSWGSMLHIAQGYLNTNPTLALWPGVAIFAVVLGFNLLGDGIREVFDPKLYR; this is encoded by the coding sequence ATGGATCAAACCATCGCAAAGAAAAATGGTGCAGCTGCGGTAGCCGGTGTAGCAGCCGAGGCCCTGCCGCGCCAGCAACGTTTCGTCGGCTTGCGCCGTTTTGCCGGCAACCGTCTGGCTGTGGTCGGCGCGGCCATCATCCTGCTGCTGGTGCTGGTTGCGATCTTCGCACCGCTGCTGGCGACCAATGACCCGATCTTCGATCAGGACTACGGCAACCTGTTGTCCGGTCCGGACGCGATGCACTGGATGGGCACCGACGATCTGGGCCGCGATATCTTTTCACGCATGCTGTACGGTGCGCGCATTTCGCTGCAAGCGGCGCTGATCGCTGTCGGCCTGGCGTTTTGCGTCGGCGTACCGATCGGCATTGCCAGCGGCTACTTCCGCGGCTTCTGGGATGAGTGGGTGGTGATGCGCGTGGTCGACGCGCTGCAGGCCTTCCCTTCGCTGATTCTTGCACTGGCCTTGGCAGCGGCTTTGGGCGGTGGTTTCTACAACGCCATGGTGGCAGTCGGCATCGGCTTTGCGCCGGCCTTCATCCGCCTTGCACGCGGTCAGGCGCTGAGCATCCGCAATCTCGATTACGTCATGGCGGCGCGCTCTGTCGGTGCCGGGCACATGCGCATCATGTGGCGCTATGTGCTGCCGAACGCGATGGCGCCACTGGTGATTCAGGCGACCTTCGCCATGGGTTCCGCAATCATCGCCGAAGCGGGTTTGTCCTATCTCGGCCTCGGTGCCAAACCGGAAGACCCAAGCTGGGGCTCCATGCTGCACATCGCACAAGGCTATCTGAATACCAATCCGACGCTGGCCCTGTGGCCGGGTGTGGCGATCTTTGCGGTGGTGCTGGGTTTCAATTTGCTCGGCGACGGCATTCGTGAAGTGTTCGATCCAAAGTTATACCGTTAA
- a CDS encoding ABC transporter ATP-binding protein: MTAPLLQVSGLKKHFASSKRGAPPVKAVDDVSFSIEEGKTLGLVGESGCGKSTTGRSVLRLIEPTAGSVNFMGEEISTMPSSALRSMRRNMQMVFQDPFASLNPRMTIGEVLEEPLIVHGLFDRATRKRKVAEILDVVGLNQAYASRHPHEFSGGQRQRVGIARAIITRPKLVVADEAVSALDVSIQAQILNLLQALQKDFALTYLFVSHDLAVIRHVSDSIGVMYLGRMVEYGSCESVYSAPKHPYTQALLSAIPREHPDQVRERIVLKGGIPNPASPPTGCHFHPRCASCMDVCKTETPPRVETAPGEYVACHLYR, translated from the coding sequence ATGACTGCTCCCCTGCTCCAGGTCTCCGGACTGAAAAAACATTTCGCTTCCAGCAAGCGCGGCGCGCCGCCGGTCAAGGCGGTGGACGATGTCTCGTTCTCCATTGAGGAAGGCAAGACCCTCGGCCTGGTCGGCGAATCCGGCTGCGGCAAGTCGACCACCGGCCGCAGCGTGCTGCGCCTGATCGAACCGACTGCCGGCAGCGTCAACTTCATGGGCGAAGAGATCTCCACGATGCCCTCCTCTGCCCTGCGCAGCATGCGGCGCAACATGCAGATGGTGTTTCAGGATCCCTTCGCCTCGCTCAATCCGCGCATGACCATCGGCGAAGTATTGGAAGAGCCGCTGATCGTGCACGGCTTGTTCGACCGCGCCACGCGCAAGCGCAAGGTCGCCGAGATTCTCGACGTCGTGGGTTTGAATCAGGCCTACGCCAGCCGTCATCCGCATGAGTTTTCCGGCGGCCAGCGTCAGCGCGTCGGCATTGCGCGCGCGATCATCACGCGGCCGAAACTGGTGGTTGCCGACGAGGCCGTATCGGCGCTCGACGTATCGATTCAGGCGCAAATTCTTAACCTCTTGCAAGCACTGCAAAAGGACTTCGCCCTCACCTACCTGTTTGTCTCGCACGATCTCGCCGTGATCCGTCATGTCAGCGACAGCATCGGCGTGATGTATCTCGGCCGCATGGTGGAATACGGTAGCTGCGAGAGCGTCTACAGCGCGCCCAAGCATCCGTACACACAGGCATTGCTGTCGGCGATTCCGCGTGAGCATCCCGATCAGGTGCGCGAACGCATCGTGCTCAAGGGGGGTATTCCCAATCCGGCGTCGCCGCCGACCGGCTGCCATTTTCATCCGCGCTGCGCGTCTTGCATGGATGTCTGCAAAACTGAAACACCTCCCCGCGTCGAAACCGCACCGGGCGAATACGTTGCCTGTCATTTGTATCGTTAA
- a CDS encoding DUF3325 domain-containing protein: MMNFLPLPFLATLSLSYSAWVALSQAMDRHYADIHGRGAEPSALLRKRGRWLGTLALTVAFIVCVRDSGWGIGPVTWLGTMTIAALLLVLQLCYAPRSVLRTGKPALVLALLLTLATAFS; this comes from the coding sequence ATGATGAACTTCCTCCCCCTGCCTTTTCTGGCGACACTGTCGCTTTCCTACAGCGCGTGGGTGGCGCTGAGCCAGGCGATGGATCGCCACTACGCCGACATCCACGGCCGTGGCGCCGAGCCGAGCGCACTGCTGCGCAAACGCGGCCGCTGGCTCGGCACGCTGGCGCTGACGGTCGCCTTCATCGTCTGTGTGCGCGACAGTGGTTGGGGTATCGGGCCTGTGACCTGGCTCGGCACCATGACCATCGCCGCCCTGCTCCTCGTACTGCAGCTTTGCTATGCGCCGCGTTCGGTGCTGCGGACCGGCAAGCCGGCATTGGTGCTGGCCTTGCTCCTGACGCTGGCGACGGCTTTTAGCTGA